A genome region from Erigeron canadensis isolate Cc75 chromosome 3, C_canadensis_v1, whole genome shotgun sequence includes the following:
- the LOC122592911 gene encoding calcineurin subunit B-like yields the protein MGNTSSMLTQYDIEEVQEHCNNTFSQQEIVSLYQRFCQLDRNSGGFISADEFLSVPEFAVNPLSQRLFRMIDGLNFKEFVAFLSAFSSRATLQHKVEFIFKVYDSDGNGKVAFSDLLDVLRDLTGQFISEQQRELVLTQVLEEAGYKKDSLLVQSDFMKILGNTDLKMEVEVPVD from the exons ATGGGAAACACATCTTCAATGCTGACACAGTACGACATTGAAGAAGTCCAAGAACATTGCAACAACACTT TTTCACAACAAGAGATAGTTTCTTTGTATCAAAGATTTTGTCAGCTGGATCGGAATAGCGGTGGATTTATCTCTGCTGACGAGTTTCTTTCTGTGCCCGAATTCGCTGTTAATCCACTCTCACAG AGATTATTCCGTATGATTGATGGATTGAATTTTAAGGAGTTTGTGGCATTTTTGTCTGCATTTAGTTCTCGTGCCACCTTACAACATAAAGTGGAAT TTATATTTAAGGTTTATGATTCTGATGGCAATGGAAAGGTTGCATTTTCTGATTTGTTAGATGTCTTGAGGGACTTGACAGGGCAATTTATTTCTGAACAACAAAGGGAG CTTGTCCTGACTCAAGTTCTCGAAGAAGCCGGTTACAAGAAAGATTCTTTATTAGTTCAATCTGACTTCATGAAG ATTCTTGGCAATACTGACTTGAAGATGGAAGTTGAGGTTCCTGTTGACTAG